CCCTTCATCTGCAGGCCGCCCGGCTTAGCCTTCGGCGCTGCCGGCGCCTCGGCAGCTTCGGCAGCAGGAGCCTTCGCGCCACCGGGAGCCTTCGGTCCGCCCGGAGCCTTGAGGCCGCCCTTCATCTGCAGGCCGCCGGCCTTCGGGACACCGGTGGTCTTCGGAGCAGCCGGCGCTGCCGCTGCCGCCTCGACCTCCTCGACGCGCTCCTTCTCGACCTCTTCCGCGGTCTCCTCGACCTCGACCGGAGTCTTCGGCTGCTGGACCACCTTGAGGTTGTCGCTGAGCTTCGCAGCCTCGACGCGAGAGATCGACTCGAGCATGAGCTGCGCAACGTCGATGACCTCGACGCCCTCGCCCTTGCCCTCTTCCTGACGCGCCGTCACACCGTCGGTGAGCATGACGCGGCAGAACGGGCAGCCCGTCGCGATCTTGGCGGGATTCGTGGTGAGCGCTTCGTCGACACGGTCGATGTTGATGCGCTTACCGATCTTCTCCTCCATCCACATGCGGGCACCACCGGCACCACAGCACATGGACCGCTCGCCGTGACGCGGCATCTCGACGAGCTTCGCGCCCGACGCCGCCATCAGCTCACGCGGAGCGTTGTAGACCTTGTTGTGCCGTCCGAGGAAGCACGGGTCGTGGTAGGTCACGTCCTGGCCGACGGCCTTGACCTGGACCAGCTTCTTCGCCCGCACCAGACGGTTGAGCAGCTGCGTGTGGTGGACGACCTCGTAGCTGCCACCCACCTGCGGGTACTCGTTGTTCAGTGCGTTGAAGCAGTGCGCACACGTCACGACGATCTTGCGCTTGCTCTGCTCGACGCCCTCGAACACACCGTTGAGGACCTCGATGTTCTGCTGCGCCAACTGCTGGAACAGGAACTCGTTGCCCGCGCGGCGAGCGGAGTCGCCGGTGCAAGTCTCCTCGGCGCCGAGGACCATGAACTTCACGCCAGCGGTCGCGAGGAGCTCGGCGACGGCCTTCGTGGTCTTCTTGGCGCGGTCCTCGTAGGCACCGGCACAGCCGACCCAGAAGAGGTACTCGTAGCCGTCGAAGCTGTCGGCATCCTGGCCGAAGACCGGGATGTCGAACTCCATCTCGCTGATCCAGTTGAGACGGTCCTTGGCGTTCTGCCCCCAGGGGTTGCCCTTGTTCTCGAGGTTCTTGAACAGACCCGCGAGCTCGGACGGGAAGTCCGACTCGATGAGCACCTGGTAGCGACGCATGTCGATGATGTGGTCGACGTGCTCGATGTCCACCGGGCACTGCTCGACGCACGCACCACAGTTGGTGCACGACCACAGGGTCTCGGTGTCGATGACGGGAGCGAGCTCGCCTGCTTCCAGCAGTCCCTCGGTCTCGCCGACGAGCTTGCGACCCGACTCCTCGCGAGCCGACGCCGGGATCTTCGCCAGCTTGGCCTCGTCCGGGTTGCCCTCGGCGTCGACCAGGCCGACCTCGTCGCCACCGAGATCAGTGCGACCACCGGCGAGCAGGTAGGGAGCCTTGGCGTAACCGTGGTCGCGCAGCGACGTGATGAGCAGCTTCGGCGACAGCGGCTTACCGGTGTTCCAGGCGGGGCACTGCGACTGGCAACGACCGCACTCGGTGCAGGTCGTGAAGTCCAGCCAGCCCTTCCACGTGAAGTCCTCGATGCGGCCGGCACCGAAGGTGTCCTTGTCCGGATCGGCGTCTTCCATGTCGACGGGCTTGCCGCCGGACATCATCTGACGTGCGGCGCCGAGGGCGGGACCGCCGTCGTCCTCACGCTTGAAGTAGATGTTGAAGAAGGCCGAGAAGCGGTGCCATGCGACACCCCACGTGATGTTGCGGCCGACGATGTAGAGCCACACCATGCCCGACATGAGCTTGATGAACGCGAAGACCGACACGAGTTCGGGGCTCTCCGGAAGGATCCGGGCGACCTGCATCGTGAAGAAGTCGGTGTAGGCGTTGTGGTGGTGGTAGGTGGCGATCTTGCCGGCCTTCACCAGGATCATGCCCAGGCCCTCGAGCAGCACGACCGCTTCGACGAAGTAGGCGGCCTTGAAGTTCGAGCCGCTGAAGCGCGACATCCGACCGGGCTGACGTGGATGATTGCGCTGGCGGATGTAGATCAGCGTCAGGATGCCGATCACCGTGCCGAGGCCGAGGATCTCGTCGATGAAGTGATAGACGACGGTGTCACCGATGAGGGGCCAGTGGAAGCTCGGGTCGAACGTCTGGCCGTAGGCCTCGAACCAGACGATCGCGCCGAGCATGAAGCCGACCATCACCAGCCAGTGCGCCCAGCCGACGGTCCGGAACTTGACCATCTTCGTGTGCGCGAGGAATTCGACGACCATCTGCTTGAAGCGCGGGAAGAACGGCCGCCAGCGGTCCGGGGCCGGCTGGCCGACCCGGATCGTGTTGACCATCTTCAATGCGCCGCTGATGAACGCGAACCAACACACGAGGCTCAGCAGCACGCCGATCGTGCCCAACGTAATCGTCAGGGCATTCATACGTGGCCTTTCGTGTCGGGGGCGGCGTCGTGCCGCCTGGTATGAGTCACCGCATCGTAACGCAAGCTAAGTTACCCACCGGTAACTTGGTCTGAACTGGAGTTACCCGCCAGTAGCAAAATCTGCGTCGAATCGGAGACCGTGTGCCCGGACACGCTAGAGGTCAAACGCGATACCGCCGTCGCGCAGGATGTCCTAACTCGCCCGAAACGAGGCGTATGTCACACGGAGGTCACGACACGCTCTACCGGCCACGATGCGGTGTCCATTCGGACAAAGGGGTATAACGCTCCGGATGTGATGTCGGTTATGATTTGCCCGGTACGTGGGGTTCGCACGTGGGATGTACACGTCGGGGGACGTAGAACTCCAGGTCGATACAGCAGAATGGGGGCGTCTTAACAGGCGTGCGCCATGTCACAGAACGGAAAAGTATGAAGCTGAAGAAGCTTGCCGCTGTGGCGACGATGACGATCGCCGCCATGGGCATCACAGCCGGTACCTCGTACGCGGCGCCCGCTGCGCAGGACGAGATCAACTACGAGTCCAAGATCGAGGGCGACTCGGTGGTCACCGTCATCGACGCAGGCGAGTTCCAGGTCTCCGGTGACGGCGAGAGCGTCGAACTTCAGGACAACGCCGGCAACACTGTTCTCAGCCTGCCTCTGGCCATCCAGCTCGGCGATCTGCAGCTCCCCTTCGAGCGTCAGATCAGCGAGGACGGCAAGACCCTCACGCTGACCCCGGTCACCGACCTGTCGAAGGCCACCCCCGTCGCCCCTGAGGACAAGGTCGGCGCGAGCCTCACGCCGGTCGCCCTGAAGCTGACCGATGTCGCTTCGCCGGACGAGAACCTGAAGGCTCAGCAGAACTTCGCGTCGCAGCTCGGCATCGCCACTGCGGTCGGCGGTCTGGCCGGCACCATCATCGGCGCCGTGGTGGGCGGTCTCGGCCTGCTCGGCGGCCCTGTGGGCCTGGCTTCGATCCCGCTGGGCGCCGGTATCGGCGGCGTCATCGGCACTATTGTCGCCGGTGGTCCGACGTTGATCGTTGCAGGCATCGGTCTCATCCAGACCCTTACCGCGCCCCCTGGCACCACGGTCTACGCGAACTGATTCCAGTCGGCTAGGCATTCGAACTCGAACGGCCGCTGTAAGGACGAGCTCCTTACAGCGGCCGTTCTCTGTCCGAGCGTCGGAACGCGCACAGAAAAGCCCTGTCCGGAAGTACGGACAGGGCTTTCAGCTCGAATCGGGTGTCTTTAGATGGACCCGATGAGTCGGCTGCCGTGGCGGATGATGTCCCAGACATAGCCAAGGATGTCGAAGCCGAGTTCGAGGCTGGTCATCAAGATCTCGCTGCTCAAGTGAAGTCCTTTCGAGGGATGGCGCTATCAGCCGGGGTGCGAGGATCGTAACCCACGCTAAACAGACATTCGGCGCAACATCCCGGACGTGGTCAGCTTCCTGGGAATCGCAGCTCGGAGACGTTCTACCATCAAGATTCAGGGCCATTCCGGGGCTTCCGCAAGCAGCCTCCGAGCCCGCGTCGACCGGCACGGCCGTACGCCCCGACGAACGACGAAGGTCCGCTCCCCGTGGGAAGCGGACCTTCGTGATGTTCTGGGGATTACCAGGTGCGGACCTTCAGGCCCGGGTTCTCGGCCAGGACCGTCTTGATCGGCGTGGCGAACAGCTCGGGGCTCTCACCGAGCAGGCCGCTGACGAACCCGGCGATCTCGCACATGCCGTACTGGCCGACGTTCGAGGCGCTGGAGATGCCGAGGGCGAGAGTGCCGGTGACGAGGGTGCCACCGCTGTCGCCCTGCAGGGCGCACAGGTTGGTGGAGAAGCCGTTCTCGAGCACGCGGTGGCCGATCTCGACGTTCTGGTTGGCGGCCGTCACGACGCCGCAGCTGTAGCCGGTGCGCAGGCCCGACTTGCAGACCGGAGCGCCGACGACGGGATCCGCGACGCCCGTGATGGTCAGCGGAGCGGCGAACGGAACGCGCACGCCGTTGTTCTCGAAGCGGGCTGCGGCCTCGGCGGAGGGACGGATCAGCGCGTAGTCGCTGCGGTCGAGCACGGTCTTCTCGAACGAGCCGAGGTGCTGACCCAGGTTGTCGCCGACGAGCTGGTGGACCTGGGACGCCCATCGCGTACCGGCCTGGGCGCGGTTGGGGTCGCAGTGGCCGGCGGTGATGTTCACGGGCTGTCCGCTGCCGTCCTCGGCGTTGAAGCCGAGCGAGCAGCGCAGGCCCTCGCCGGCGCCGAGCGCGGCGTAGGCGTCGCCACCGAAGAGAGCGTCGGGGGCGTCGAGGCCACCGGCGATGGGCTGCAGGTCGGTTGCGCCCTCCGGGGTCAGTTCGGCGGGAGCGAACAGCACGCGCACGCCGTCGAGGAAGTCGGGGAGCTCGACGCCGGACACGTTGTCGGTGCGCACGACGACATCGTTGTTGACCACGTCGATGGCGATGCCGCGGATGACGTCGGCGACGGCGGGCGGCTGGGTCTCGAGCCAGTCGCCCAGCGCGCCGAGCTGATCTTCGAGGGCGTCCTCGCTGCGCTCGGTCTCGGCGACGGCGAATCCGGCATCCTCGGCGGCCTTGCGGGCCTCCTCGAAGCCGTCACCCTCGGTGAGGCCGACGGTGGCGGTGCCCTGGTCGTCCAGCCACACACCGGCGAAGACGGCTTCGAACTGCTCCCGTGCCTTCTCGGCGAACGCGGCGAGATCCTGGCTGCGCTGCGCATCGGCGAGGAAGCGCTCGGCATCGATGTTCAGGTCGCGCTGCAACGCCTCGACGAGCTCGGCCGGCAGAGACGATGTCTGCGTGGGTTCGGTCTCGGGTTCGGCCTGCGCGATGGCAACGGCAGGGCCGAGGAGTAGCAGTGCGGTCGAACCGATGACGGCCGTCCGACGTGCGAAGGTGCGTCGCATGGATACCTTTCTCGTTCCTTCGCGCATGCACGCGCGAAGGCGCCGTTCCCCCACGGATCGGCGTCCGTCCGATCCTAAGGGGTGATCGAGGAAGTACATAGCTACTTCTCGGTTACGGATGAGACTCGTGTGACTGTTGTGACGAACGGACCGGACGGTTCCAGACGTTATGCCGGGTTCGCCGCAGTACGGACTCGGGTGCCGGTGGCGTTCTCGATCTCTTGGATCGGGATGCCGAGGCTGGAGGTGCCGCCGTTGGGCGCGAGCACCAGATTCGCCTCGACGCAGTTCGGGGCGCCCGCACTGTTCGATCCACTGATCACACCGAGTGCGAGGGTGCCGGTGACGATCGCGCCGCCGCTGTCACCCGCGAGGGTGCAGGCCGAGGTCGCGAAGCCGCGGATGGTGCTCGAGAAGCCCGAGTCGTAGGTCAGCTGGGTCTCGATGCGATCGGCGACGACGAGCCCGCACGTGAACGACGACGACTGTCCCGACTTGCAGACGGGCGCGCCGACGACCGGAACGGCCGTGCCGGTGACCGTGAGGGTCGAGCCGTTGCCGCCGCGAACCGACGGGCGGTCCAGGCCCGCCTCGACGCCGGCCTTGTCGAGCGAGACGATGCCGTAGTCGAGGGTGCTGTCGGTACCGACCGTGGACTCGGTGAACTTGCCGATCCGGACGCTCTCGTCGATGTTCGCGCGGTTGGGCAGGTAGACCGTCGAACCACCGTCGGAACGAGCGACCGCGTCGCAGTGACCGGCGGTGAGGTTGACGGCGTCGCCGTCGGCGTCGACACCGTTGAAGCCGAACGAGCAGATGCCGATGCGCTCGATGGGCGTGGCGCGGACGTCGCCGTCGGCGGTGATGTAGGTGTCGCCACCCATCGGGGCCGGATCGTTCGGCGGCATGCCCGGCGACAACTGGACCTGCACGTTCGCCACCAGCGACGGCAGGTTCAGTGCGCGCCCGATCGGCGAGTTCACGATGTCGAGGACGATCTGGTTGTTGAGCACATCGATCGACGCGGAGTTGATCTGCGACGACACCTCGCGCGGGAGCCCCGCCACCCAGCGGTTCAGTTCGGCGAGGGCCTGCTCGAGTCCGTCGGCCGAGACCGGCGCGACCGTCGCCCGGTAGCCGTCCTGGGCTGCCTTCTCTGCGGCCTCGGGGTTCGTGACGGCGATGACGGGCTTGCCGTCCTCGCCGAGCCAGGCACCGGCGAACTCGGAGGGACGCTCGGAGCGGAAGTCGCGGGCGTAGTCACCGAGTTCCTGCGCCCGCGCGGCGCGATCGAGGTATTCCTCGGGCGTCAGACCCAGGTCGCGCTGGATCGCTTCGACGAGCTCGGCGGGAAGTTCAGCGGAAGGCAACTGTTCGGCGGGCGCGGCGTTCGCTGTGGCGCTCAGAGGCACAGCCAGCAGAACCGCGGAGGCCGCTGCGACTGCGACGCGGCGGGTGGTGGAACGGACTGCGGCGCGCGACGCCGACGAGAGACGCATGGAGGCCTTTCATGTGTGCTCGATGTGCTCTTGAACAGGTGCTTCGTGGAATCGGCGAGCCGACCCGCGGGACAGCCTACGGGACGGCCCGGCGACCGCCGATAGTGCCGTAGGTCACCACTCGGATACCCGCGCTGTCTAGCTGCCGGTCTCAGTCTCTGTCGTTTCCGGAATGTCCGTCGAGGGCGGTTCCTCAGAAGGGTCGGGATCGGTCGGGGCGGTCGTCGGCTGGGTCGTCGTGGTGGTGGTACTGCCACCGCTCCCGCCACTGCCACCACTGCCGCGTCCGCCACCCGAGGAATCATCGGGCTGGTTCCGCCGCGACCAGCCGGTGCTCGAGGTGGTTGAGGACGTGCTCGAGGTGGTCGAGCCGGGCGACGACGACGAAGAGGACTGTTCGCTCGTGCCGGTGGTGGGATCGACCCAGGTCTGCTGCACGACCGGCGGGGCCACCGGGACCGCTTGCTCGGCGGTGGCCGGCTCGGTCGACTCCTCGGTGGTGGTCTCCTCGGTGCTGCGGGGAGCCGGCGGCTTGCTCGACTTCGAGGTCGTCGTGGTTGCGGGAGCGGTCGGGGTCTCGGCGACCTGCGTGCCCGCGGTGGCCGTCGGGGAGTCCCGCAGCCCGAACACCAACGCGCCGACGCCTACCAGCAACGCGATCGCCGCAGCCGCCGCGATGGCCGTGACCTTCGACGAGCGACCCGAGGGCTTCTCGTCGGCGGCATCTCCGGCTGCGACGGCGGCGACCGTCGCCTTCGGCGTGTTCGCCGCGGCGGCAGCGGGCGTGGCGCCCGGAGGGGGAGTCGCGGTGATCTTCGAGATCACCGCGGTGATCTCGGGGTCGAGTTCGCTGCGTCGCGGTTCGGTGAGCTTGGCGGTGGGCAGGATCTGCGTCGAACCGAGGAGGTCGACCGAGCCGGCGGCCGCGGCGAGAGCGGCGCCCCGCACCATCGTCTGGTGCGGGGCGGGCGCCAAAGCACACCGCACACCGAGACCGGTCTTCACCGATTGTGCGACGAGCTGCGCGGCGCTCGGATCGACTGCTTCGTCGATCGTGACGACGATGGCGTCGAGGTTGCTCACGAGCCAGCCGAACGCGCCGAGCGCCGACGAGAGCTGCGCGGCGACCGACGGAGCGTCGTCCTCAGGGAATCGGAAGGCCTTACCCGCCGCGACTCCAGAGCGCACGAGCGTGACGGTCGAGCCCTGCGGGTCGATGTGGTAGACCGCGAGGAGCCGTCCGGTCTGATGCGCGACCTGCGATTCGAACCATGCCGCGGCGGCCTCGGCGTCGGAGACGAGCGAGACGTGACGCAACCCGACGTAGTCGAGGGCGTTGCGCAGCACCGCGACCGTCGAGCTCGGCCAGTCGGTGGGATGCGTCGCCACAGCCGTGTACGGAGTGTCGCCGATGAGGGAGGCTGCGTCGGCGAGGAGACATTCCATGGCCGTTGCGACCAGGTCTTCGGCGCGGGAGAGTGACCCGTCGTTGGCGCGGACACCGCCGGAGTGGCCGAGGCGGTCGACGAAGCCGGTGAAGGAACTGGTGTGCCCGTCGACGACGTCGTGGTCGCCCAGCGTCGCGGTGCCGTCGGAATGCAGGTGGACGGCGGTGAACCGCTCGATCGGTGCGGGGTCCGGCCGTCCCGGCGTCGGTGAGGTGACCGCAACCGACGACACGGTGGTCCCCACCCTCAGGCCTACGCCTACGGACATGCCGGCTTTCCTCCATTCCGGTCGGAGTGCATGTGACGGGATACATCTGCGCCGTGCCCCATGGCTCGGAGCAGTGACAGGAGCTCCGAGCGGGAACCGGCACCGAGTCGGCGCCGGATACGGGCGACATGATGTTCCACGGTCTTCGCGGAAATGTACAGGTGGTTCCCGACTTCTCGGTAGGTGAGGCCCGAAACCACCAGGTCGGCCACCTGCGCCTCGCGCTCGGACAGTGCACCCGGTTTCTCCCGTGCGCCGAGGGGTGATTCGTCCGGAACGCTCGGGGGAGCGGCGGGGGCGACGTCGACCGGTGCGCGACCGGCCGGGCCGTCCTGCCGGATCGTCCGCGCGACCTGCAGCAATCCGGTGGCGACGGTGGTGTCGTCCGTCCGGAGCGCTGCTTCTCCCGCGAGCTTCGCGCCGTCCCACGGGAGACCCACGGACGCGAGGGACTCGGCCGCCTCGCGGATGCGCGTCGCGTCGACCTCACCGCGCAGCACCGAGAGCCATGCATGCCCGGCCCGCGCGAGCACCGCGGCGTAGGCAGTGGTCTCCGC
This window of the Rhodococcus pyridinivorans genome carries:
- a CDS encoding (Fe-S)-binding protein, which encodes MNALTITLGTIGVLLSLVCWFAFISGALKMVNTIRVGQPAPDRWRPFFPRFKQMVVEFLAHTKMVKFRTVGWAHWLVMVGFMLGAIVWFEAYGQTFDPSFHWPLIGDTVVYHFIDEILGLGTVIGILTLIYIRQRNHPRQPGRMSRFSGSNFKAAYFVEAVVLLEGLGMILVKAGKIATYHHHNAYTDFFTMQVARILPESPELVSVFAFIKLMSGMVWLYIVGRNITWGVAWHRFSAFFNIYFKREDDGGPALGAARQMMSGGKPVDMEDADPDKDTFGAGRIEDFTWKGWLDFTTCTECGRCQSQCPAWNTGKPLSPKLLITSLRDHGYAKAPYLLAGGRTDLGGDEVGLVDAEGNPDEAKLAKIPASAREESGRKLVGETEGLLEAGELAPVIDTETLWSCTNCGACVEQCPVDIEHVDHIIDMRRYQVLIESDFPSELAGLFKNLENKGNPWGQNAKDRLNWISEMEFDIPVFGQDADSFDGYEYLFWVGCAGAYEDRAKKTTKAVAELLATAGVKFMVLGAEETCTGDSARRAGNEFLFQQLAQQNIEVLNGVFEGVEQSKRKIVVTCAHCFNALNNEYPQVGGSYEVVHHTQLLNRLVRAKKLVQVKAVGQDVTYHDPCFLGRHNKVYNAPRELMAASGAKLVEMPRHGERSMCCGAGGARMWMEEKIGKRINIDRVDEALTTNPAKIATGCPFCRVMLTDGVTARQEEGKGEGVEVIDVAQLMLESISRVEAAKLSDNLKVVQQPKTPVEVEETAEEVEKERVEEVEAAAAAPAAPKTTGVPKAGGLQMKGGLKAPGGPKAPGGAKAPAAEAAEAPAAPKAKPGGLQMKGGLKGPGAKKAAAPAASSEAAPAAEAAAAPKAKPGGLQMKGGLKAPGAKAPGAKAPGAAKPAAPAAPAAPAESSDAPAAEAPAVPKAKPGGLQLKSGLKGPGAKKAAPAAPAEEAPVAEAPAAESSTAEAPAAEQPKESAIPQAKPGGLQLKSGLKGPGAKKAAPAAPAKAEPTPEPEPVAEAPAEPEAPATPAKPEVEAPKAKPGALGFKPGAKAPGRK
- a CDS encoding S1 family peptidase — protein: MRRTFARRTAVIGSTALLLLGPAVAIAQAEPETEPTQTSSLPAELVEALQRDLNIDAERFLADAQRSQDLAAFAEKAREQFEAVFAGVWLDDQGTATVGLTEGDGFEEARKAAEDAGFAVAETERSEDALEDQLGALGDWLETQPPAVADVIRGIAIDVVNNDVVVRTDNVSGVELPDFLDGVRVLFAPAELTPEGATDLQPIAGGLDAPDALFGGDAYAALGAGEGLRCSLGFNAEDGSGQPVNITAGHCDPNRAQAGTRWASQVHQLVGDNLGQHLGSFEKTVLDRSDYALIRPSAEAAARFENNGVRVPFAAPLTITGVADPVVGAPVCKSGLRTGYSCGVVTAANQNVEIGHRVLENGFSTNLCALQGDSGGTLVTGTLALGISSASNVGQYGMCEIAGFVSGLLGESPELFATPIKTVLAENPGLKVRTW
- a CDS encoding S1 family peptidase, which produces MRLSSASRAAVRSTTRRVAVAAASAVLLAVPLSATANAAPAEQLPSAELPAELVEAIQRDLGLTPEEYLDRAARAQELGDYARDFRSERPSEFAGAWLGEDGKPVIAVTNPEAAEKAAQDGYRATVAPVSADGLEQALAELNRWVAGLPREVSSQINSASIDVLNNQIVLDIVNSPIGRALNLPSLVANVQVQLSPGMPPNDPAPMGGDTYITADGDVRATPIERIGICSFGFNGVDADGDAVNLTAGHCDAVARSDGGSTVYLPNRANIDESVRIGKFTESTVGTDSTLDYGIVSLDKAGVEAGLDRPSVRGGNGSTLTVTGTAVPVVGAPVCKSGQSSSFTCGLVVADRIETQLTYDSGFSSTIRGFATSACTLAGDSGGAIVTGTLALGVISGSNSAGAPNCVEANLVLAPNGGTSSLGIPIQEIENATGTRVRTAANPA